In a single window of the Vallitalea longa genome:
- a CDS encoding Crp/Fnr family transcriptional regulator has protein sequence MAIEILQNCSLFASLDNKNIESILSLTDYGITTYTRDQIISTEGEVCDKIGIVLEGNIEVKKIYPLGKSITVAKLQPNDIFGEVILFSNMKDYPSTIVSCDSSKVLYITKKDIIYIMEHYPIIMSNLLNVLSTKILTLNKKLRNLSYENMRQKIADFLLSEYKKHNSVYLELKISRKEMAELLGVTRPSLSRELALMKSHNIIDYHKSTIKINNLQLLEDCLF, from the coding sequence ATGGCAATAGAAATACTACAGAACTGCTCATTATTTGCATCATTGGACAATAAAAATATAGAATCCATTTTATCATTGACTGATTATGGAATCACTACTTATACGAGAGATCAGATTATAAGTACCGAAGGAGAAGTCTGTGATAAAATAGGTATTGTTCTAGAGGGCAACATTGAAGTCAAGAAAATATATCCTCTTGGAAAATCCATAACTGTAGCCAAATTGCAGCCTAATGATATTTTCGGTGAAGTCATATTATTCTCCAATATGAAGGACTACCCTTCCACCATAGTATCTTGCGACTCATCAAAAGTGTTATATATAACCAAGAAAGACATAATCTATATCATGGAACACTATCCCATCATAATGAGCAATCTACTTAATGTATTGTCCACCAAGATATTGACACTTAATAAGAAACTGAGAAATCTGTCTTATGAAAATATGCGTCAGAAAATAGCCGATTTTCTGTTGTCTGAATATAAGAAACATAATTCTGTCTATCTGGAATTGAAAATCTCTAGAAAAGAAATGGCAGAATTATTAGGTGTCACAAGACCTTCTCTATCCAGGGAATTGGCTCTAATGAAAAGCCATAATATAATTGATTATCATAAGAGCACCATAAAAATAAACAATCTTCAATTACTTGAAGATTGCTTATTCTAA
- the sigI gene encoding RNA polymerase sigma-I factor translates to MEKDKSLNETVLTAKENIYIRNALIEQYMPFIASTIQAKIGRYVEYGIDEELSIGLLAFNEAIDKYDIEKGSFLSLAKIVIGRRLIDYQRKNNKVKEMVLYNDDTNNEMEIVNKKSIDLFNVNSENELRRLEINEFKEELFTWGLDFAKLVKHSPKHKRTRRLYKKIVSEIVRDTQLMNYIHNNKRLPIKTIEDKMKVHRKKIERGRIYIIALIIIEIGDYKYLKEYL, encoded by the coding sequence TTGGAAAAGGACAAGTCGCTAAATGAAACTGTTCTAACTGCAAAAGAAAACATATATATCAGGAATGCTCTAATTGAGCAATATATGCCTTTTATTGCATCAACAATTCAAGCTAAAATAGGCAGATATGTGGAATATGGTATTGATGAAGAATTATCAATAGGCTTATTGGCCTTTAATGAAGCCATAGATAAATATGATATAGAAAAAGGTAGTTTCCTAAGTTTGGCAAAAATAGTTATCGGTAGAAGACTTATTGATTATCAAAGGAAAAATAATAAAGTCAAAGAAATGGTTTTATATAATGATGATACCAATAATGAGATGGAAATAGTGAATAAGAAAAGTATAGATTTATTTAATGTGAATAGCGAAAACGAATTAAGAAGACTAGAGATAAATGAATTCAAAGAGGAATTATTCACTTGGGGACTGGACTTTGCCAAACTAGTCAAGCATTCTCCAAAACATAAGAGGACGAGAAGATTATATAAGAAAATCGTTTCAGAAATTGTAAGGGATACTCAATTAATGAATTATATACATAATAATAAACGGTTGCCAATAAAAACCATAGAAGATAAAATGAAAGTACATCGAAAAAAGATAGAACGAGGTCGAATATATATTATAGCTCTTATTATTATAGAAATAGGAGATTATAAGTATTTAAAAGAGTATTTATAG
- a CDS encoding ABC transporter ATP-binding protein — MNVIETQKLTKYYGKSRGIIDVSLKVEQGEIFGFIGPNGAGKSTTIRTLLSLIYPTSGSAKIFGKDCIKDGAEIRKNVGYLPSEVFYYDNMKVIDLLNYSASFYRKDCSERIKELAEIMDLDLKKKINDLSFGNKKKVGIVQGLLHEPKLIILDEPTGGLDPLMQQKFFDLIREENKRGATIFFSSHILDEVQRLCDRVAIIKDGKIIRIESIESLRQNKYKRFSVESHNNLPKSAFNIDGITELQLSENKATFIYKGDINIIINKLGNIEMTNLLVEEPTLEEIFMYYYQKED, encoded by the coding sequence ATGAACGTTATTGAAACACAAAAACTTACTAAATACTATGGTAAATCAAGAGGGATAATAGATGTTTCACTTAAAGTCGAACAAGGTGAGATATTTGGATTCATTGGCCCTAATGGGGCGGGTAAATCTACTACTATTAGGACATTATTATCATTGATCTATCCAACAAGTGGAAGTGCTAAGATATTCGGAAAAGACTGTATCAAAGATGGTGCAGAAATTAGGAAGAATGTAGGTTACTTACCTTCAGAAGTTTTTTATTATGATAACATGAAAGTAATTGATTTACTCAATTATTCGGCAAGTTTTTATAGAAAAGATTGTTCTGAACGAATTAAAGAATTAGCAGAGATAATGGATTTGGATCTTAAGAAAAAAATCAATGATCTATCTTTCGGAAACAAGAAAAAAGTTGGTATCGTTCAGGGACTACTTCATGAACCTAAATTAATCATTCTTGATGAACCAACAGGTGGTCTTGATCCTTTAATGCAGCAGAAGTTTTTTGATCTCATAAGAGAAGAAAACAAAAGAGGAGCAACAATATTCTTCTCATCTCATATATTGGATGAGGTTCAAAGATTATGTGACAGAGTCGCTATTATAAAAGATGGAAAGATCATTAGAATAGAAAGTATAGAATCATTACGTCAGAATAAGTATAAAAGGTTTAGTGTTGAATCACATAATAATCTACCAAAATCAGCATTCAATATTGATGGTATAACAGAGCTTCAACTATCTGAAAATAAAGCAACATTTATATATAAAGGAGATATCAATATAATCATTAACAAGTTAGGTAATATAGAAATGACTAACCTCCTTGTTGAAGAACCTACTCTAGAAGAGATATTTATGTATTATTATCAGAAGGAGGATTGA
- a CDS encoding anti-sigma factor domain-containing protein produces MRAIIMEIKDNKLFVLTEEGSFKEVNKPKYDVQVGMKINVELTRFNFRRIAAILIIVFLVSGFGVSAYAYYTPYGYININSREGIEVIYNRFNRVLDINGIDEKGMDTVSGLSDYKYKKVDTILDEIINENLIDKKGETNILLAFDNLDQKTLEMVKESFADTNVNIYTIEIPKDEYDQEETNVSSGKSTLIEIIINEKNNNYTQEELEQKTIAQLIDILKDERDIDKINQSNNKTGNASNVNKTNGNSNKNANNNNNNANSNNKNNNANNNNKNTNSSNRNINNNTRKDNINDDGPNNNKHNDNNKKTKNNNSKTNNGKHKGQLKNSNRDKNNNR; encoded by the coding sequence ATGCGTGCAATAATTATGGAGATTAAGGATAACAAATTATTTGTTCTTACGGAAGAAGGCAGTTTCAAAGAAGTAAACAAACCCAAATATGATGTCCAGGTAGGGATGAAGATAAATGTGGAATTGACTAGATTCAATTTTAGAAGAATAGCTGCAATCCTTATAATCGTATTTCTTGTTAGTGGATTTGGCGTTAGTGCTTATGCATATTATACACCATACGGATATATAAATATCAACAGTAGGGAAGGTATAGAAGTAATATACAATAGATTCAACAGAGTACTGGATATTAACGGTATTGATGAAAAGGGAATGGATACTGTTAGTGGTTTATCCGATTATAAGTATAAAAAAGTAGATACCATATTAGATGAAATAATTAATGAAAATCTTATAGATAAAAAAGGGGAAACCAACATTCTACTGGCATTTGATAATCTGGATCAGAAAACATTAGAGATGGTTAAGGAATCTTTTGCTGATACCAATGTGAACATATATACAATAGAGATACCAAAAGATGAATATGACCAAGAAGAAACTAATGTTTCATCTGGCAAATCCACTTTGATTGAAATAATAATCAATGAGAAAAACAATAATTATACCCAAGAAGAACTTGAACAAAAAACAATAGCTCAACTTATTGATATATTAAAAGATGAAAGGGACATTGATAAAATAAATCAAAGCAATAACAAGACAGGAAATGCAAGCAATGTTAATAAAACCAATGGAAACAGCAATAAAAATGCAAACAATAATAATAACAATGCAAATAGTAACAATAAAAATAATAATGCAAATAATAATAATAAAAACACAAACAGTAGCAATAGAAATATAAACAATAATACAAGGAAAGATAATATAAATGATGATGGACCTAACAATAATAAACATAACGATAATAATAAAAAAACTAAAAATAATAATTCAAAAACAAATAACGGAAAACATAAAGGACAACTGAAAAATAGTAATAGAGATAAAAATAATAACAGATAA
- a CDS encoding CoA-binding protein, protein MDGVDMLKEKKWAVVGATDDTSKFGYKIYMRLKNNGYTVYPISIKCDEIDGDKAYKELADLPEKVDVVDFVVNPRIGISIMKQCKELGIKNVWLQPGTVSDEIIDYAKENNIETFRGCVLVALGNK, encoded by the coding sequence ATGGATGGAGTAGATATGTTAAAAGAAAAAAAGTGGGCTGTTGTAGGTGCAACAGATGATACAAGCAAATTTGGTTACAAAATATATATGAGATTAAAAAACAACGGATACACAGTATACCCCATAAGCATCAAATGTGACGAGATTGATGGGGATAAAGCATATAAAGAATTGGCTGATCTACCAGAAAAAGTTGATGTTGTTGATTTCGTAGTAAATCCTAGAATAGGAATATCTATCATGAAACAGTGTAAGGAGTTAGGAATTAAGAATGTATGGTTACAACCTGGTACAGTAAGCGATGAGATTATAGATTATGCTAAGGAAAACAATATTGAAACTTTTAGGGGATGTGTACTTGTTGCATTAGGAAACAAGTAA
- a CDS encoding ABC transporter permease yields the protein MNIVKRELRANMKAIIIWSISIILFTTLAFNEYKGFAAIGNEANAFLEGLPDILKSMFGLASINLSRVEDYYSILFTYFVLIAGIHAVMLGATIISKEARDKTGDFLMVKPVTRKHIITSKVIAGFISVIIINIITGLSSIVFVHHFSEDQSVITGMIYLSMTLLLIQCIFLSIGLASSTLTRSAKKATNISTAIILTMYFLDIIIKLSDKLGFLKYATPFAYFNPNKVIMGKGIDYIYISFSIIIILICLLITYTNYQKKDIL from the coding sequence ATGAATATTGTTAAGCGTGAATTACGTGCAAATATGAAAGCTATTATCATATGGAGTATAAGTATTATACTATTCACTACATTAGCTTTTAATGAGTATAAGGGATTTGCAGCTATAGGAAATGAAGCAAATGCATTCTTGGAAGGTCTGCCTGATATTTTGAAAAGCATGTTTGGCTTAGCTTCCATTAATCTTAGTAGGGTGGAAGATTATTATAGTATATTATTTACCTATTTTGTGTTGATAGCGGGGATACATGCTGTTATGTTAGGGGCTACGATTATTTCAAAAGAAGCAAGAGATAAAACAGGTGATTTTCTAATGGTGAAACCAGTAACAAGAAAGCATATAATAACCAGTAAAGTGATTGCAGGTTTTATCAGTGTCATTATAATAAACATTATCACAGGTTTATCATCTATTGTTTTTGTACATCACTTTAGTGAAGACCAGTCTGTAATTACAGGAATGATATACTTGTCAATGACTCTATTGCTTATACAATGCATATTCTTAAGTATAGGGTTGGCGTCATCTACTTTGACAAGATCAGCTAAAAAAGCAACCAACATATCTACAGCAATTATATTGACAATGTACTTTTTGGATATAATTATTAAATTATCAGATAAACTTGGTTTCTTGAAATATGCCACTCCTTTTGCATATTTTAATCCTAATAAAGTAATAATGGGTAAAGGAATAGATTATATATATATATCTTTTTCAATTATAATCATATTAATATGTTTATTAATTACGTATACTAATTATCAAAAGAAGGATATCCTATAA
- a CDS encoding ABC transporter permease subunit — MNIYRFEFKKYIKSNFIWTISIIIVLFFFMALFPTYSQEAEQMEKLISQFPETFAKAFGLSDMNMSTIMGYYGFAFSYILLIGAIFAMRLGLDIISKESRDKTSDFLLVKPLKRVDILSPKILAALTHILIMNILFFAFALIAVEAFKKAEYNFTDFTLLTLSFLFVQLFLFALGILIGTIVNKLKSVLPVTLGVVFGFYVLYLFNQTIDDEIYSYLSPFGFFERGYITEHSAYSIPHLITSIVITIIFIIASYVIYKKKDIPSV; from the coding sequence ATGAACATATATAGATTTGAATTCAAAAAATATATAAAAAGTAATTTTATATGGACTATTTCAATAATAATTGTGTTGTTTTTCTTTATGGCATTATTCCCTACTTATTCGCAAGAAGCAGAGCAGATGGAGAAGTTGATCAGTCAATTTCCTGAGACTTTTGCAAAAGCTTTTGGTTTAAGTGACATGAACATGTCTACTATAATGGGTTATTATGGTTTCGCTTTCTCATATATTCTTCTTATAGGAGCAATATTTGCTATGAGATTAGGATTGGATATTATATCAAAAGAATCAAGAGACAAGACTTCTGATTTTTTACTTGTGAAACCTTTAAAAAGAGTTGATATATTATCTCCAAAAATATTGGCTGCCTTAACTCACATATTGATTATGAATATATTATTTTTTGCGTTTGCTTTAATCGCTGTAGAGGCATTCAAAAAAGCAGAATACAATTTTACTGATTTTACTTTATTGACCCTTAGTTTTCTATTCGTCCAATTATTCTTATTTGCTTTAGGTATTTTGATAGGGACTATAGTCAATAAATTGAAAAGCGTATTGCCAGTAACATTAGGTGTTGTATTTGGATTTTACGTATTATATCTTTTCAATCAAACCATTGATGATGAGATATATAGTTATTTATCACCTTTTGGCTTTTTTGAAAGAGGTTATATAACAGAACACTCTGCTTACTCTATACCACATTTAATAACTTCAATAGTGATAACTATCATATTTATTATAGCATCATATGTCATATATAAGAAAAAGGATATTCCTTCCGTATAA
- a CDS encoding chloramphenicol acetyltransferase: MKIIDIDTWKRKKHYNFFKKMDCPHYNVCANLDITKFYEYIKENNKPFTLSTIFAVTKAANNIKEFRHRIRDEVVVEHDIVKPAITVMGDDELFGFCKVDYYNDFESFRKNAEIKIKKAQENISVEEDSNEDDVLYLTSLPWVSFTGITHPSNIKNVDSIPRLGWGKYFVENDIMKLPFSILVHHALVDGIHVGKYFEMIQELMDHPDELFG, from the coding sequence ATGAAAATAATTGATATTGATACGTGGAAAAGAAAAAAACATTATAATTTTTTCAAGAAAATGGATTGTCCCCATTATAATGTTTGTGCTAATCTTGACATAACTAAATTTTATGAATACATAAAAGAAAATAATAAACCTTTTACACTATCTACAATATTTGCCGTTACTAAGGCTGCTAATAATATTAAAGAATTTCGCCATAGAATAAGAGATGAAGTAGTAGTTGAACATGATATAGTTAAACCTGCTATTACAGTAATGGGAGATGATGAATTATTTGGTTTTTGTAAAGTGGATTATTATAATGATTTTGAATCCTTCAGGAAGAACGCAGAAATAAAGATTAAAAAAGCACAAGAGAACATATCTGTTGAAGAAGATTCTAATGAGGATGATGTTTTATATCTTACAAGTCTTCCTTGGGTTTCTTTTACAGGAATTACTCATCCTAGTAATATCAAAAATGTTGATAGTATACCACGACTAGGATGGGGTAAATATTTTGTTGAAAATGATATCATGAAACTACCATTTTCTATATTAGTACATCATGCACTGGTAGATGGGATTCATGTAGGGAAATATTTTGAAATGATTCAGGAATTGATGGATCATCCTGATGAACTTTTTGGTTAA
- a CDS encoding ABC transporter permease subunit, with protein MNIVRRELRAYSKALIIWSICIILFTVLALVKYEGFAAMGNEANEILESLPDFMKNIFGMASINLAMMKDYYAILFVYYVLIAGIHAVMLGATIISKEARDKTGDFLMVKPVTRAYIITNKVLAGFISILIINIVICLSSIILVDIYNDGESITTGIIYLCLVLFIIQCIFLSIGLAISALTKSSKKATNISTAIILVMYFLDIVIKISDDLNFVKYATPFAYFDPNKVIMGNGINSLYIVLSIIIIVISVIITYTNYQRKDIL; from the coding sequence ATGAATATTGTTAGACGTGAACTACGTGCATACAGTAAAGCTCTTATTATATGGAGTATATGCATAATACTATTTACCGTATTGGCTTTAGTTAAGTATGAAGGTTTTGCAGCAATGGGAAATGAGGCAAATGAAATATTGGAAAGTCTACCAGACTTCATGAAGAACATATTTGGTATGGCTTCTATTAACCTTGCTATGATGAAAGACTATTATGCCATTTTATTCGTCTATTATGTATTGATTGCGGGTATACATGCTGTAATGTTAGGCGCTACTATTATCTCAAAAGAAGCTAGAGACAAGACTGGTGACTTTTTAATGGTTAAACCAGTGACTAGAGCTTATATAATTACTAATAAAGTGCTTGCAGGTTTTATTAGCATTCTAATCATTAATATAGTAATATGTTTATCTTCTATCATTTTAGTAGATATCTATAATGATGGGGAATCCATAACAACAGGAATTATATATTTATGTCTGGTTCTGTTTATTATCCAATGTATATTCTTAAGTATAGGTTTAGCAATCTCTGCATTGACCAAGTCATCCAAAAAGGCAACAAATATATCAACGGCAATTATTTTGGTGATGTACTTTTTAGATATTGTCATTAAAATTTCGGATGACCTTAATTTTGTTAAATATGCTACTCCTTTTGCATATTTTGACCCTAATAAAGTAATAATGGGTAATGGGATAAATTCTTTGTATATAGTTTTATCAATAATAATTATAGTAATAAGTGTAATAATTACGTATACTAATTATCAACGTAAAGATATTTTATAA
- a CDS encoding S-layer homology domain-containing protein, translating to MRKKKLIKIVSLIITISLLLSSGVLAKNDKNRGNSSKDNKVHWNNSNHKNSKVFDDVDEKHWADKDIKRMSSKRYILGDGKGKFLPNKPAKNIEVIVMTLRIMGVEDELQELEEIPDFIEGLNIPEWSVPYVAYANEMGIITKDELKDFNANAAAKRYMVAKYIIRALGLDEKAFDSNDEYIDFDDASFIPEGNRGYVYLIDKLGLMSGYKKKFNPNSNLTRAEMAVLFSRLDNKIDSDEEEVEMGEFVQVADDIITIRDDYGYERYLLGDDVIIYNIEGKEIKLSELESGDKLQLEFFDHKVVFIEIFEEKVEKILETFQGEVSKVVDDKKDTSISIMVDDKEMTFEIDKDTRIKKDSDKKSLKLKDIHKGDVVKLTKITEDDDSYVTEIILVEPETKTDIYEGVITALTKKGHKEQFTIRKDNNIEKTFPIDKETMIKKEGEDKKLKSKDLKIGGVVQVVQITKGNSVYVEEIEIQKQSDEPIVKVYEGEVISLAETVNEKLITVDVDNTHMTFTIDKNTLIREDDETEDIDDIEIDDEVRITEIITDKQVKVVIVDILD from the coding sequence GTGAGAAAGAAAAAATTAATAAAAATAGTTTCATTAATCATCACAATTTCTCTATTATTATCTAGTGGTGTTCTAGCCAAGAATGATAAGAATAGAGGAAATAGCAGCAAGGACAACAAGGTTCATTGGAATAATTCTAATCATAAGAACTCTAAAGTATTTGATGATGTTGATGAAAAACACTGGGCTGATAAAGACATCAAACGTATGAGTTCAAAAAGGTACATATTAGGAGATGGAAAAGGTAAATTTTTACCTAATAAACCTGCAAAAAATATTGAAGTAATAGTTATGACCCTAAGAATTATGGGGGTAGAAGATGAATTGCAAGAATTAGAGGAAATTCCTGATTTTATTGAGGGACTTAATATTCCTGAATGGTCAGTTCCCTATGTAGCTTATGCTAATGAAATGGGAATAATAACTAAAGATGAATTAAAAGATTTCAATGCTAATGCAGCAGCCAAGAGATATATGGTTGCTAAGTATATTATTAGGGCATTGGGATTAGATGAAAAAGCTTTTGATAGTAATGATGAATATATAGATTTTGATGATGCAAGTTTTATACCAGAGGGCAATAGGGGTTATGTTTATCTAATTGACAAATTAGGATTGATGTCAGGTTACAAGAAGAAATTTAATCCTAACAGTAATTTAACTAGAGCTGAAATGGCAGTTTTGTTTTCAAGACTAGATAATAAGATAGACAGTGATGAAGAAGAGGTAGAAATGGGAGAGTTTGTTCAAGTAGCTGATGACATTATAACCATAAGAGATGACTATGGTTATGAAAGATATCTACTTGGTGATGATGTTATAATTTATAATATAGAGGGTAAAGAAATAAAACTATCCGAACTAGAATCTGGAGATAAGCTACAACTTGAATTTTTTGACCATAAGGTAGTATTCATAGAAATATTTGAAGAAAAAGTGGAAAAAATTCTAGAAACTTTCCAAGGTGAAGTATCAAAAGTTGTAGATGACAAAAAAGACACTTCAATAAGTATTATGGTTGATGATAAAGAAATGACTTTTGAAATAGATAAAGATACACGTATCAAAAAAGATAGTGACAAAAAGTCATTGAAACTAAAAGATATCCATAAGGGAGATGTTGTAAAATTAACAAAAATCACAGAAGACGATGATTCCTATGTAACAGAAATCATTCTTGTTGAACCAGAAACAAAAACTGATATCTATGAAGGAGTCATAACAGCACTTACAAAAAAAGGACATAAGGAACAATTTACTATCCGTAAAGATAATAATATTGAAAAGACATTTCCTATAGATAAAGAAACTATGATTAAAAAAGAGGGAGAAGACAAGAAATTAAAGAGTAAAGACCTTAAAATTGGTGGTGTAGTCCAAGTTGTTCAGATTACAAAAGGTAATAGTGTATATGTTGAAGAAATAGAAATACAGAAACAAAGTGATGAACCAATTGTAAAAGTATATGAAGGTGAAGTGATTTCCCTCGCTGAAACAGTGAACGAGAAATTGATAACTGTTGATGTTGATAATACTCATATGACTTTTACAATCGATAAGAATACATTAATAAGAGAAGACGATGAAACAGAGGATATTGATGATATAGAAATTGATGATGAAGTAAGAATTACTGAAATAATCACAGACAAACAAGTAAAAGTAGTAATTGTAGATATTCTAGATTAA
- a CDS encoding DUF2087 domain-containing protein, which produces MTDNNLFWNASIDELKKGYIYDYNKDTYVCLICGKTMENGVIHEYNNQLLTCRKRMEYHIDKDHGGIFNFLISLNKKYTGLTDNQKEILECFYNDMNDKETAKKLSISQSTIRNYRFKLREKEKQAKIFTILMDLTARHSDSNKLVEPHKTATMIDDRYQITKEESEKIIKRYFTEEGGLKDLPSKEKRKIIVLRHIADNFKPNNRYSEKEINRIIKRIYDDYAIIRRYLIEYGFLDRTKDCTYYWVK; this is translated from the coding sequence ATGACAGATAATAATTTATTTTGGAACGCAAGTATAGATGAACTGAAAAAGGGTTATATATATGATTACAACAAAGATACTTATGTATGTTTAATATGTGGCAAAACAATGGAAAATGGTGTAATCCATGAATATAACAACCAATTGTTGACTTGCAGAAAGAGAATGGAATACCATATAGACAAGGACCATGGTGGAATATTCAATTTTCTGATTAGCCTAAACAAAAAGTACACTGGATTAACCGATAACCAAAAAGAAATATTAGAATGTTTCTATAATGATATGAATGATAAAGAGACAGCAAAAAAGTTAAGCATATCTCAATCTACAATAAGAAATTATAGATTCAAATTACGTGAAAAGGAAAAACAGGCTAAAATATTTACAATACTGATGGATCTGACAGCCAGACATAGTGATTCAAACAAATTGGTAGAACCACACAAAACTGCCACAATGATTGATGACAGGTATCAGATTACGAAAGAAGAAAGCGAGAAAATCATAAAACGCTATTTTACTGAAGAAGGTGGATTAAAAGACCTTCCTTCCAAAGAGAAGAGGAAAATAATTGTACTAAGGCATATAGCTGATAATTTCAAACCTAATAACAGATATTCAGAAAAAGAGATCAATAGGATAATAAAAAGGATCTATGATGATTATGCTATAATCAGGAGATATCTAATAGAATATGGTTTCCTTGACAGAACAAAAGATTGCACCTATTATTGGGTGAAGTAG
- a CDS encoding LURP-one-related/scramblase family protein: MRFQVREKIFSFGDDFTIKDEMGNDFFIIRGKVFSLGDKLQLFNMSGEELFYIEQKLLRMLPEYTIFKNGNPVALVKKKVAFFGSKFIIESEYGYYEIEGKPFNYNFSIMKNNNVVATVSKEFFSFSDTYGVDISDNEDYGFIIALVIVIDQIIHDDRK, translated from the coding sequence ATGAGATTTCAAGTAAGGGAAAAAATATTTAGTTTTGGTGATGATTTTACTATTAAAGATGAAATGGGGAATGATTTTTTTATCATCAGGGGAAAAGTATTTAGCTTAGGAGACAAATTACAGCTGTTCAATATGTCGGGAGAAGAACTTTTTTACATAGAACAGAAGCTGTTGAGAATGCTACCGGAGTATACCATATTCAAGAATGGTAATCCAGTTGCATTAGTTAAAAAAAAGGTAGCTTTTTTTGGTTCCAAGTTCATTATAGAAAGTGAATACGGATATTATGAGATAGAAGGTAAGCCTTTCAATTATAATTTTTCCATTATGAAAAATAATAATGTTGTAGCAACGGTATCCAAAGAATTCTTCAGTTTTTCTGATACTTATGGTGTTGATATTAGTGATAATGAAGATTATGGTTTTATAATTGCATTGGTAATTGTTATTGATCAGATTATTCATGACGATAGAAAATAA
- a CDS encoding flavodoxin family protein, translating into MNKKVLAINSSKRKKNTYKLLTDIKKQLEDINIDVDIINLYDYTIKECLGCESCILKNQCFLDDDMDMLMSKMQEYDGIILSTPIYLNNVSGRLKTFFDRTCRWVHRPVLAGIPIMNVVSTAASGIKNTLKYMDNVAIQWGAFPTDGISRKVTTIKKEIQPKEYQNFVKHLMMPKELYKPTLNQLILFSVYKVLALKIMKIDTDYWDEKGWSDKNYFFDAKINIFKKIIASRFYKMLYKKVNKA; encoded by the coding sequence ATGAATAAAAAAGTATTAGCCATAAACAGTAGTAAAAGAAAGAAAAATACTTATAAATTACTCACTGATATAAAGAAACAATTAGAAGATATCAATATTGATGTAGATATCATTAATTTATATGACTACACTATTAAAGAATGTTTAGGATGTGAATCATGTATACTAAAAAATCAATGTTTTTTAGATGATGATATGGATATGTTAATGAGTAAAATGCAAGAATATGATGGAATAATATTAAGCACACCTATTTACCTTAACAACGTAAGCGGGAGACTCAAAACATTCTTCGATAGAACTTGTAGATGGGTTCATAGACCAGTTCTTGCAGGAATCCCAATTATGAATGTGGTTTCTACAGCAGCTTCTGGTATAAAAAATACTTTGAAATATATGGATAACGTAGCAATCCAATGGGGTGCTTTTCCGACTGATGGTATAAGCAGAAAAGTAACTACTATAAAAAAAGAAATCCAACCAAAAGAATATCAAAATTTCGTTAAGCATTTAATGATGCCAAAAGAACTTTATAAACCAACCTTAAACCAGCTTATACTATTTTCAGTATATAAAGTACTTGCTCTAAAAATAATGAAAATAGATACTGATTATTGGGATGAAAAAGGATGGTCTGATAAAAACTATTTTTTTGATGCTAAAATAAATATATTCAAAAAAATCATAGCTAGTAGATTTTATAAAATGCTTTATAAAAAAGTTAATAAGGCCTAA